One genomic window of Cydia pomonella isolate Wapato2018A unplaced genomic scaffold, ilCydPomo1 PGA_scaffold_192, whole genome shotgun sequence includes the following:
- the LOC133533662 gene encoding uncharacterized protein LOC133533662 — MEAILQPPPPFIFENNLVNVTSGNLSKEWDKWKKSFKIYYAACEIGKKDVIVQINILLHVIGDRCRDVYDQFTDKTKCDTVDKVLEKFDCFFFPKKNLTIERHRFFTRDQSEFESVEQYVFELNKMAVKCEFKDLCQDLVRDRLICGIRDGSLRERLLREPDLTLTKAVEIGNLAELSRAQAVTLKSESTEHHHVQEISNENQGTNSQVKEIDAIRKDRRFSRGQRSRSSRARSGGQWSRPCPSRQQEYHQDSRGARGSLPTSHYREERKWHNTPMYRGCLQCGGVHPKFKCPAYGQQCLSCKKLNHYSRMCGIYEVRGDSSDQVNKQKGVKNDDFLESLQICGCLPGNYKIRLKDDVRPVVHSPRKLPVALKDKIKNKLEEMQEQGIIAKVERPTDWVNSMTVVKKPNGDLRICLDPQDLNKAIRPDQCAYVFPCPRAVPAALAQHRF; from the exons ATGGAAGCCATTTTGCAACCACCGCCGCcgtttatatttgaaaataatctTGTAAATGTGACATCTGGTAATTTAAGTAAAGAGTGGGACAAATGGAAAAAgagttttaaaatttactatGCAGCGTGTGAAATCGGCAAGAAAGATGTGATAGTGCAGATAAATATTTTGCTTCACGTCATTGGTGATCGGTGCAGAGACGTGTACGATCAATTTACGGATAAAACAAAATGTGATACTGTAGACAAAGTGTTGGAgaaatttgattgtttttttttcccaaAGAAGAATTTAACGATCGAACGTCACAGATTTTTTACACGCGATCAGAGTGAATTCGAGTCCGTGGAACAGTACGTGttcgaattaaataaaatggcagTGAAATGTGAATTTAAAGACCTGTGCCAAGACTTAGTGCGAGATAGATTGATATGTGGAATAAGAGATGGATCGCTACGGGAACGCTTGTTAAGGGAACCTGATTTGACTTTAACGAAGGCTGTAGAGATAGGTAATTTGGCAGAATTATCCCGAGCACAAGCTGTGACCTTGAAATCGGAGAGCACTGAGCATCACCACGTTCAAGAAATTTCGAATGAAAATCAGGGTACTAACTCACAAGTGAAGGAGATTGATGCCATACGAAAAGACCGCCGTTTTTCTCGAGGGCAGCGGTCAAGGTCATCGCGCGCGCGATCGGGCGGACAATGGTCGCGCCCATGTCCGTCGCGGCAGCAAGAGTATCATCAGGACTCGCGTGGTGCTAGAGGTAGCCTACCTACTTCACACTACCGTGAGGAGAGAAAGTGGCACAATACGCCGATGTATCGTGGTTGTCTACAATGTGGTGGAGTTCATCCGAAGTTTAAATGCCCGGCATATGGACAGCAATGTTTAAGTTGTAAGAAATTGAATCACTACTCGAGAATGTGTGGAATCTATGAGGTGCGCGGGGACTCTTCCGATCAGGTAAATAAACAAAAGGGTGTAAAGAATGATGATTTTCTAGAGAGTTTACAAATTTGTG GTTGTTTGCCAGGAAATTACAAAATTAGACTAAAAGATGACGTCAGACCAGTAGTCCATTCACCTAGAAAATTACCGGTAGCATTAAaagataaaatcaaaaataagttGGAAGAAATGCAGGAACAGGGCATTATTGCCAAGGTTGAGCGCCCCACGGATTGGGTGAACAGCATGACGGTGGTAAAAAAGCCTAATGGCGACCTGCGGATATGTTTGGATCCCCAGGACCTTAACAAGGCTATTCGGC CTGATCAGTGCGCCTACGTGTTCCCTTGCCCCCGCGCAGTCCCCGCCGCACTCGCTCAGCACCGGTTCTAA